A single window of Kitasatospora sp. HUAS MG31 DNA harbors:
- a CDS encoding transglycosylase family protein, translated as MIFRNETAVATTSATKRNRVRVAVMGGALVALPVAGLVTATTASAADVATWDRVAQCESTGNWSINTGNGFYGGLQFTSSTWAAYGGTQYAPQANLATKAQQISVAEKVLADQGPGAWPVCSVKAGLTKGGAPAAVDTSAPAAASRSEARPQAPQAAAQPAAPKIEAPKVEAKPAAPKAEVKKAEAPKPVAKKAEAPKAAAKTKAPVNDAKGTYTVKSGDTLSQIAAAKGLDWHDLYQKNTGVVGGNPDLIFPGQVLSF; from the coding sequence ATGATCTTCCGTAACGAGACCGCCGTTGCCACCACCTCCGCCACCAAGCGCAACCGCGTCCGGGTGGCCGTCATGGGCGGCGCGCTGGTCGCGCTGCCGGTGGCCGGCCTCGTCACGGCCACCACGGCCTCCGCCGCCGACGTCGCCACCTGGGACCGCGTCGCGCAGTGCGAGTCCACCGGCAACTGGAGCATCAACACCGGCAACGGCTTCTACGGTGGCCTCCAGTTCACCTCCAGCACCTGGGCCGCGTACGGCGGCACCCAGTACGCCCCGCAGGCCAACCTGGCCACCAAGGCGCAGCAGATCTCCGTCGCCGAGAAGGTCCTGGCCGACCAGGGCCCGGGCGCCTGGCCGGTGTGCTCGGTCAAGGCCGGCCTGACCAAGGGCGGTGCCCCGGCCGCGGTCGACACCTCCGCCCCCGCCGCGGCCTCCCGCTCCGAGGCCCGCCCGCAGGCCCCGCAGGCCGCTGCCCAGCCGGCCGCCCCGAAGATCGAGGCCCCGAAGGTCGAGGCCAAGCCCGCGGCTCCCAAGGCCGAGGTGAAGAAGGCCGAGGCGCCCAAGCCGGTCGCCAAGAAGGCCGAGGCCCCGAAGGCCGCCGCCAAGACCAAGGCCCCGGTCAACGACGCCAAGGGCACCTACACGGTCAAGTCCGGTGACACCCTGAGCCAGATCGCCGCCGCCAAGGGCCTGGACTGGCACGACCTGTACCAGAAGAACACCGGTGTCGTGGGCGGCAACCCCGACCTGATCTTCCCGGGCCAGGTCCTGTCCTTCTGA
- a CDS encoding RNA-guided endonuclease InsQ/TnpB family protein — translation MSTHVKRAFKCRFYPTDVQAAELSRTFGCVRKVYNLALQARTEAWQHRQERVNYNATSAMLTGWKKSEELAYLSEVSSVPLQQTLRHLQGAFTNFWAKRAGYPTFKSRKKSRRSAEYTSSAFRFRDGRLTLAKMSEPLEIVWSRPLPEGSTPTTVTVSQDSAGRWFVSLLCDDRPAPMPATDAAVGIDVGITSLLALSRPIPGLTDEQGKISNPKHEQKDRARLAKAQRNLSRKAKGEGRNRAKARLKVGRAHARIADRRTDFLHKVTTALVRENQTIVIEDLAVRNMLKNRTLARAIADASWSELRSMLDYKAAWYGRDLVVIDRWFPSSKLCSACGTLRGKMPLNVREWTCDCGTTHDRDVNAARNILAAGLAVAACGDGVRPQRSTPGGRSSVKQEVVPPPRSHAASQPQG, via the coding sequence GTGAGCACTCACGTGAAGCGGGCATTCAAGTGCCGCTTCTATCCGACTGATGTGCAGGCAGCGGAGCTGTCGCGCACGTTCGGGTGCGTGAGGAAGGTCTACAACCTGGCGTTGCAGGCTCGCACGGAGGCGTGGCAGCACCGTCAGGAGCGGGTGAACTACAACGCCACGTCGGCGATGCTGACCGGGTGGAAGAAGAGTGAGGAACTGGCCTACCTGTCCGAGGTGTCGTCGGTTCCGTTGCAGCAGACGCTGAGACATCTGCAAGGGGCGTTCACTAACTTCTGGGCAAAGCGTGCCGGCTATCCGACGTTCAAGTCCCGGAAGAAGTCCCGTAGGTCCGCGGAGTACACGTCCTCGGCGTTCCGATTCCGGGACGGCCGGCTCACGCTGGCGAAGATGAGCGAGCCGCTGGAGATCGTATGGTCCCGGCCACTGCCCGAGGGAAGCACCCCGACCACGGTCACCGTGTCGCAGGACAGTGCGGGACGCTGGTTCGTCTCCCTGCTGTGCGATGACCGGCCCGCACCGATGCCCGCCACGGATGCCGCTGTCGGCATCGACGTGGGCATAACGTCCCTGCTCGCCTTGTCCCGGCCGATCCCTGGCTTGACCGACGAGCAGGGGAAGATCAGCAACCCGAAGCATGAGCAGAAGGACCGCGCCCGCCTCGCCAAGGCACAGCGGAACCTTTCGCGCAAGGCCAAGGGTGAAGGGAGGAACCGGGCGAAGGCCCGGCTCAAGGTTGGTAGGGCGCATGCCCGGATCGCCGACCGGCGAACGGACTTCCTGCACAAGGTCACTACCGCTCTCGTTCGTGAGAACCAAACGATCGTGATCGAAGACCTGGCGGTTCGGAACATGCTCAAGAACCGCACCCTCGCACGGGCCATCGCTGATGCGTCGTGGTCCGAGCTTCGGAGCATGCTGGACTACAAGGCAGCTTGGTACGGGCGGGATCTGGTCGTGATCGACCGCTGGTTTCCCTCCTCCAAGCTGTGCTCCGCCTGCGGCACCCTGCGGGGAAAGATGCCGCTCAACGTCCGGGAGTGGACGTGCGACTGCGGGACGACCCACGACCGGGACGTGAACGCGGCGAGAAACATTCTGGCCGCCGGACTGGCGGTTGCAGCCTGTGGAGACGGTGTAAGACCTCAACGGAGCACTCCGGGCGGGCGGTCGTCGGTGAAGCAGGAAGTAGTCCCACCGCCGCGCTCACACGCAGCGTCTCAGCCGCAAGGCTGA
- a CDS encoding alpha-ketoglutarate-dependent dioxygenase AlkB, which translates to MTGELFPRERSEPAPGAVLVPDWLGAREQLDLVAACRDWARPPAGMRTVTLPTGGVMSVRTVCLGWHWYPYGYARTVVDGDGAPVKAFPPELGELAHRALTAAYGSTGLERIAGAPDYRPDIAVVNHYPHGAKMGLHRDREERVDAPVVSLSLGDSCVFRLGNTETRTRPWTDLELRSGDLLVFGGRSRFAYHGVVRTHPDTADPALGLVGRLNITVRQSGLA; encoded by the coding sequence GTGACCGGTGAACTCTTCCCCCGAGAGCGCTCCGAACCCGCTCCCGGCGCCGTCCTGGTGCCGGACTGGCTGGGCGCACGCGAGCAGCTGGACCTGGTCGCCGCCTGCCGCGACTGGGCCCGCCCCCCGGCCGGAATGCGGACGGTCACCCTGCCCACCGGCGGCGTGATGTCCGTCCGCACCGTCTGCCTCGGCTGGCACTGGTACCCGTACGGCTACGCCAGGACCGTGGTCGACGGGGACGGCGCCCCGGTCAAGGCCTTCCCGCCCGAGCTGGGCGAACTCGCCCACCGCGCCCTCACTGCCGCGTACGGCTCCACGGGCCTGGAGCGGATCGCCGGGGCGCCCGACTACCGGCCCGACATCGCCGTGGTGAACCACTACCCGCACGGCGCCAAGATGGGCCTGCACCGTGACCGCGAGGAGCGCGTCGACGCGCCCGTGGTCTCCCTCTCGCTCGGCGACAGCTGCGTCTTCCGCCTCGGCAACACCGAGACCCGTACTCGCCCGTGGACCGACCTGGAGTTGCGCAGCGGCGACCTGCTGGTCTTCGGCGGTCGCTCGCGGTTCGCGTACCACGGTGTCGTTCGCACCCACCCGGACACCGCCGATCCCGCCCTGGGGCTGGTCGGACGGCTGAACATCACCGTCCGGCAGTCCGGGCTGGCGTGA
- a CDS encoding MBL fold metallo-hydrolase has translation MNPLDFTIVDFDDASLHKTAVLVAGTRELVLVDAGFRRSDGQRLAREVAATGKRLTTVFISHGDPDFYFGAEVLQEAYPEARILAPAQVVEHITATYRAKLAAWASLGEELPSRLVLPEPLPGDALEIEGHRLELRGADLRLPDRYFLWEHRSRSLLGGVLLFQGLHVWTADTPAFGQREAWIDVLDGMEALDPAFVAAGHRMAGAPTDLDAIRYTREYLQTFEMELGKHPDAAAAEAELKQRYPDAGLPLAVELGTKVAKGELTWT, from the coding sequence ATGAACCCTCTCGACTTCACAATCGTCGACTTCGACGACGCCTCGCTGCACAAGACGGCGGTGCTGGTCGCCGGAACGCGCGAGCTGGTGCTGGTCGACGCGGGTTTCAGGCGCTCCGACGGGCAGCGCCTGGCGCGGGAGGTCGCGGCCACCGGGAAGCGGCTGACCACGGTGTTCATCAGCCACGGCGACCCGGACTTCTACTTCGGAGCGGAGGTGCTCCAGGAGGCCTACCCCGAGGCCCGGATCCTCGCCCCCGCCCAGGTCGTGGAGCACATCACCGCCACGTACCGGGCGAAGCTGGCGGCGTGGGCGAGCCTCGGCGAGGAACTCCCCAGCCGGCTGGTGCTGCCCGAGCCGCTGCCCGGCGACGCTCTGGAGATCGAGGGCCACCGGCTGGAGCTGCGCGGGGCCGACCTGCGTCTCCCGGACCGGTACTTCCTCTGGGAGCACCGCAGCCGGTCGTTGCTCGGCGGGGTGCTGTTGTTCCAGGGCCTGCACGTGTGGACGGCGGACACTCCGGCCTTCGGGCAGCGGGAGGCGTGGATCGACGTGCTGGACGGGATGGAGGCCCTGGATCCCGCGTTCGTGGCTGCCGGGCACCGGATGGCGGGCGCGCCGACCGACCTGGACGCGATCCGCTACACCCGGGAGTACCTGCAGACCTTCGAGATGGAGCTCGGCAAGCATCCGGACGCGGCGGCGGCCGAGGCCGAACTCAAGCAGCGCTACCCGGATGCGGGCCTGCCGCTCGCGGTGGAGCTCGGCACCAAGGTCGCCAAGGGCGAGCTCACCTGGACCTGA